A genomic segment from Malaclemys terrapin pileata isolate rMalTer1 chromosome 1, rMalTer1.hap1, whole genome shotgun sequence encodes:
- the LOC128830365 gene encoding claw keratin-like, giving the protein MTFSSLWYPECGVARPSPVTGSFNEPCVRQCPDSEVVIRPSPVVVTLPGPILSNFPQQSEVAAVGAPVVGAGFGGSYGLGGLYGYGGHYGGLYGLGRLGGYGGRYGYGGLLGNGGYCGYPGLYGYGGLWGNGGLCGYPGLYGYGGLLGHGGYCGYPGLYGYGGLWGYGGYGRRYLGGYSGPC; this is encoded by the coding sequence ATGACTTTCTCCAGCCTCTGGTATCCAGAATGCGGGGTGGCCCGACCCAGTCCAGTCACTGGCAGCTTCAACGAGCCGTGCGTTAGGCAGTGCCCTGACTCCGAAGTGGTGATCAGACCCTCACCGGTTGTTGTGACCCTCCCCGGACCAATTCTCAGCAATTTCCCTCAACAGAGCGAAGTGGCAGCTGTAGGAGCACCTGTGGTCGGAGCCGGTTTCGGAGGCTCATATGGTTTGGGGGGATTGTACGGCTATGGAGGCCATTACGGAGGATTGTATGGTTTAGGGAGATTAGGTGGTTACGGGGGCCGTTACGGATATGGGGGATTATTGGGTAATGGGGGATACTGTGGTTACCCAGGCCTTTATGGTTATGGGGGATTATGGGGAAATGGGGGACTCTGCGGTTACCCTGGCCTTTACGGTTATGGGGGATTATTGGGCCATGGGGGATACTGCGGTTACCCAGGCCTTTATGGTTACGGGGGATTATGGGGATACGGAGGATATGGCCGTAGGTATCTTGGTGGATATTCTGGGCCATGTTAA